The genomic window ATGCGGGTTGTAGACACTTCTGCATCTGTCAACGTTGACACTTGCACGAAGCGTCTACACCCCAGTGTTTATGCGGCTTGTAGACGTGTTGACGCTTTGAGGCCGAAAAAGAGCAGAACGGAGGGTGCGCGTTGTGGATAACCTGGCGCCCCGGATCCTCGACCTGATGGCCTGGCTCACGGGGCGGGAGGGGCCCGAGCCAGCCTCTCCGCCGCCACTCAACCGGGCGGCCATCGAGACTGCCTACCGCCCGGCCCTCCGGCGCTGGTTCGAGCTGACCGCCCAGGGGCAGGATGCTGAGGGGGAAGAGGTCGCGCGGGTCTATCAGGAGATCCTCCGGCTGATCGACGAGGTCGGCGAGCCCAGAGCTACCACTCTCCGCCGCGAGTGGGCCCGCGAGTGGTGGCAGGAGACCGGCCTCTGCCCCTACTGCGGCGAGCGCGGCCCGTATCACGACCCCGACCGGGGCGGAGAGCCCAGCGATGCCTGACCGCCCCTGGAAGGCGGAGCAGCGCCACGCCGCTGCGCTGTTTGGTGAGCTGGTGGTGAAAGGCCACGGGAAGAAGCGAGGGAAATAAGGATGCCCCCCTGCTCTACGTCCAGCAGCAGGGCGGCTGGAAGAGTGCGGGCGTGCTGCTGCGGGTCTACGCCCGGTGGATGCCGCAGGCGCTGGACGCAACCCCCGCGCAACCGCTTTGGGCCGGCGAGGCGGAAATCCCCGACGCTATTACCCTTCCAGCAGCGGCCGGAACTTCCAAAAGTAGTTGCCGAGCTCGTCGCCCTCGTGAATCCGCCGGAACGTCAGCTCCACGGGCATCTCAAAGGTCACCCGCCCGGGGTCGCAGTCGGTGAGCTGGCCGTAGAAGCGGCCGCCGCCGTCCAGGTCCGCCGCCACCATGACGGTGGGCGGGTCGGGGTTCGGCACCAGGTGGTCCTTCGTGAACGTGAAGACCTTGCCCCGGCGCGCGATCTTGTACTCGACCAGGTTCTTGGATGAGCACTTCCAGCACAGGTGCCGCCGCGGATAGGAGACCGCGCCGCAGTCGGCGCACTTCTGGCCGTAGAGCCTGAAGTTCTGGCGTTCCTCGCGTAGCATGGTCGGAAGGCTGCTGAAGGCCTTGATCACCTCGGTCTCCACGTGGCGGCGGAAGCGGAGGAGCTTGCCGTAGTGGGTGAGGGGCGCGCCGGCCGCGAGCTGGGCTGAGACCGGCCGGGCGAGCGTGGCCGTCGCGATCGTGTCGCTGACCTGGAAGAGGAGGGCCTCGGCACCGTTGCCGTAAGAGACCATCAGGATCTGCTCGTGGGGCTTCGCCTCCTCGAGGGCTGAGGCGAGGCCCAGGAAGGTCGAGGCCGAGCCGGTGTTCCCGGTCTTCCCGATCACGGGCTCCTTGAGCGCTGCGGTCTCGGGGAACTTGAGCTGGCGGCTCAGCGTGGCGTGGAGCCGCGCGTCGGGGGCATAGAGGACCAGCTTCGTGACATCCTCGCGCTTCCTTCCGGTCTTGCGCAGCACACCGTCCACCGCCTCGGCGATATGGACGTCGAGGCCGTAGGCCTTGACGAAGCTCATGTCGGGAGAGACCTGGAGGTAGCGGTCGCCCGCGTTTCGCCAGACGTCGGAGAACTCGCGGCTCACCGTGCAGGCGCCCTCGAAAGTGGCCAGCACCTCGCCCTCGCCGACCAGGACAGCGCCGGCGCCATCCCCGAGGAGCGCCTCGAGGTCGGTGCCCGGGGCCGCCGGGCGCATGTCCGACGCGGCGACCAGCGCCTGGCGAACGGTGCCCGCCTTGACCAGGTCCAGAGCCAGCCTGAGGGCTGTGGTCCCGCAGCGGAGCGAGCCGCCGAGGTCAGCGGTGATCACGTCGCTGCCGAGGTCGGCCACCGTGGCCAGGAGCGTGGCGTTCGACTTTTCGAGGTAGGGCGCCGACGTCGAAGCGAAGAAGCAGGCGCCGACGCTGGAGAGGTTCCTGCCGTTCAAACAGTTGAGCGCTGCCTCGACAGCCATCGTGAGGCTGTCCTCGTCATAGTTGGCGACGGCCCGCTCGCTCGACCCTCCCCCGCCCCAGACCTGGCCGAGGGTCTTGGCCGAGAGGCGATAGCGCGGAATGTACGCTCCGACTCCGACGATGCCGATCATGATCTGGCTCCTTGCTCAGAGCTCATCGAGGAAGTAGCGGCGAGGATCGAACAGGCGAAGCAGCCTCAGCTCGTCAGGCTCTGGCGGATCGAAGCGCCGCAGGGTAGGTGCGACCTTGAGCTCCCACCCGCACCGCTCCTTCGCCGCCCTCACCGCTTCAGCCTCGGGCTCGCCGCTGAAGACGCCGCTCAGGACCAGCTCACCGTGCTCGGCCGTCTTCTCGAAGACGCCGAAGTCGGAGACCACGGTGCTCACACGCCGACCGGGCGCCGTGATGTACGGCACCTTGTCCACGAACCGGTTGCGGCTCTGGGCGAGCGTGACGACCACCTCGCGCGCCGAGGAGGCGATGTCGTTGGCCCCGCCCGAGCCTGTCACGTAGGTGACCCCGGGGATGACCGTGGAGTTGACGTTCCCGTGCTTGTCAACCTGGCCGGCCGCGAGGGAGCCCAGGCACCGGTTCTGCCGGCCGGCCATGAAAATGCCCATGACGTGGAAGATGTCCGTCAGCATCTTGCACGACGGGAAGTTCCTGAACGAGAAGACGAACGGCTCGGCGGGCCTCGGCAGGTAGCCCACCATTCCCGCCTCGGCCATCAGCTCGATCTCCATACCGGCCTGCTTGAGCTGATAGGCGGCGAGCCAGGCGGCCAGGTTGGAGTTGCCGACGCCGGCGAGGAACGTCCTGTAGCCGTTCGCGCGCGCCTTTTCTGCCAGGAGCCGGGAGGTCGCGACCACCATCATCTCGGTGGCGTTGTGGGGCTTGCCGGAGAGACGCGGCGAGAGCGATTCCAGCTCGGACACCCAGGCATCGGTGTGGGCGCGCCCCTTGACTTCCATGATCCGCGCGTAGCCGAGCTTGGCGAGATACGCCGCCTGGTCAGGGATCTCGAGAATCCACTCGCGAATCCACGCCTCCGCGGTCTCGGGGGCTCTGAAGGCTTTCCGCATCTCGACGATGAACTCGAGATCCTCGGCGTAACCCTCGAGCTCGGGCACATTCATCCCGTACATCCCGCCGGGGTGGGAGCCGAGCGGCGCCTCGACGACCGCCGCGACGTACTGGCCGGGGAGCTTCACGAGCGGAGCATGCCGCCGGATGAAGTCGGTGGAGACGATCTTCTCGACGGTGACGATCGCGCCGTGACGGGCGGCCATGGCGCCGTAGAGGCTTTCGTTCATGGGCGGC from Candidatus Rokuibacteriota bacterium includes these protein-coding regions:
- a CDS encoding OB-fold domain-containing protein, which codes for MIGIVGVGAYIPRYRLSAKTLGQVWGGGGSSERAVANYDEDSLTMAVEAALNCLNGRNLSSVGACFFASTSAPYLEKSNATLLATVADLGSDVITADLGGSLRCGTTALRLALDLVKAGTVRQALVAASDMRPAAPGTDLEALLGDGAGAVLVGEGEVLATFEGACTVSREFSDVWRNAGDRYLQVSPDMSFVKAYGLDVHIAEAVDGVLRKTGRKREDVTKLVLYAPDARLHATLSRQLKFPETAALKEPVIGKTGNTGSASTFLGLASALEEAKPHEQILMVSYGNGAEALLFQVSDTIATATLARPVSAQLAAGAPLTHYGKLLRFRRHVETEVIKAFSSLPTMLREERQNFRLYGQKCADCGAVSYPRRHLCWKCSSKNLVEYKIARRGKVFTFTKDHLVPNPDPPTVMVAADLDGGGRFYGQLTDCDPGRVTFEMPVELTFRRIHEGDELGNYFWKFRPLLEG
- a CDS encoding glutaconate CoA-transferase; the encoded protein is MDQSYQDVIRRRLEIPLNEGPDKVASLEEAVRRLVRPGMLLYLGTAHARANALARELTRQWWGKTPDFTIATIGLGSPWTALILGGLVRRVITTFLGEGYPYPTPQRLISRAVLEGGLQVQNWSMLTFPLRLIAGAMGLPFLPTRSLLGSSMEEDNARDGDFLVADDPFGSEDRVGFVRALLPDVALLHAWAADRAGNVVTAPPMNESLYGAMAARHGAIVTVEKIVSTDFIRRHAPLVKLPGQYVAAVVEAPLGSHPGGMYGMNVPELEGYAEDLEFIVEMRKAFRAPETAEAWIREWILEIPDQAAYLAKLGYARIMEVKGRAHTDAWVSELESLSPRLSGKPHNATEMMVVATSRLLAEKARANGYRTFLAGVGNSNLAAWLAAYQLKQAGMEIELMAEAGMVGYLPRPAEPFVFSFRNFPSCKMLTDIFHVMGIFMAGRQNRCLGSLAAGQVDKHGNVNSTVIPGVTYVTGSGGANDIASSAREVVVTLAQSRNRFVDKVPYITAPGRRVSTVVSDFGVFEKTAEHGELVLSGVFSGEPEAEAVRAAKERCGWELKVAPTLRRFDPPEPDELRLLRLFDPRRYFLDEL